The following nucleotide sequence is from Apium graveolens cultivar Ventura chromosome 4, ASM990537v1, whole genome shotgun sequence.
TATAAAAAAGTATAACATAcaatattatttttatgtatCGTCATGTTATTTATATGACAACGACTATATTATTTCATTTTATAATCACCGATTATTGTTTTCACAAATTAGATTATGATCATATTGCAAATTTCAAGTTAGTGAGTAAAACACCAATTCAATTAATTGTACATGTCACGATGGATTTATCCAAGTCAAATCATCAAATTTAATCTGATTTTCGTCAAATTTTTAACGAAATGTAATGAATAGTGACCTAAatgaaattttataataatataatgatgtgactgaaagtttttttattcaataaattaatgagtttttttcaaaaatacatttttttatttttttacaaaaataagattttacaatttttttttgcaaaaatacgattTTGCAACTTGCAGCAACCGAATGCAATCCGATAAAACCTTAATTGCAACAAAAAAATCCAGTACTTTTTCAGTTCAATTGCATATTTGGTTTCTTTTTTATTGCAAACCgtattttttacaattttttaaaaagatcgtatttttacaaaaaaaaaacttaccaaaaatagtttGGTAATTTTTCTAAAGTAATTACAATTTTTCTGTTAATTGAGTAATCAAAACGTCATATAAACCGTTAAAATGAAAAAATAAAGCAGGAATTAGTTGGAACTGAAAGAGGGTGCCACGTAGATCGAGGGGAAGGAGAGAAAGGGTCGACGGAAGCAGAGAGAAAGTAGGACGAGGTTTTCGTATTAGCAATCAATTTTTCTGTTAATTTGTTGTGTATTTTCAtcattatcattattattattagttTTACAGGAACACAACACAAGCCCTAGCACAAGGAGTGGTAATTATACTAAATACATATGGGCAACTATTTTGTTAAAGAACCACCACCACCCATGGTTTTGGTGCCGCCTCTCTTCGATTTCCCTCCTCTCGCTGCTCGTACCAGGTTAGAATTTGTATGCTGTCTTTGGAGGATTTTATAATTTTAAGTTACAAGCGCCATATTTGCAACTAATAATATGTTACAAGCACAGTAAATATGTCGCAACAATCATCCCGAGTTTTGATAATATGTTACGAGCGCTGTAAATATGTTGCAACAATGGTCTGCCTAAACGGGGAAACTGGTGCATTGCTGCCTAATTCAACATACAAGTGAACATTGTATCTGTCTaataaattatgattttttttattactCTGGGACCACGCAGTTAGTAGGATACCAAGTTGTTGGTTTTAATTAATGTGTTGAACTAATGAGATACCCTTGGTGCTCATGCAGGATGTTGGAGCCGTCATATAATTTGTTGTTTGGGAAGCTTGCTCTAAGATGTCTTTTCGATGATTACTTTGATGAAGCTAGGCACTTTAGCTCAAGAATCATGCTTAAACCGATCGATGATCCTCATGTGGATATGGTTGCCACTGTATCCTCCTCTATTCGCTACTACtattactacttcattacttgATTTTATTGATGCTTACCTTACTATACACATAATTAATTGTTTTGAATCTACTAGAAGAAAAACTATTTAATTTTGTAATGCTATATTTAACCAATTATGTACTTATTTGCTAATTTTAGTTTTTATTATAGCTTTATCGGAGAGCTTTAATGTTTATTTGGTGTTTATACTTGACTAAACCCCATTACCAGACATATTGGCTAAGAAGTAAATTAAATTACCCTCTTTTCTTAAGAAAATCCATTGCTTTTTATGTACTACACAACAAAGTTGAACTTTTTTTTTTGTGTCTTGGATATACACAGAGATTCTAAATTCTAAATACTTCAAACTGTTGATGATATCACAtatgaaaataaattttaaatagcGGTAAGTTACCATATCATATGTGAAAGTTCTCTAAAAATTCTTTCTGAATTGATCCTAACTATCACAAATTTAGACTACTTCATTCTACTTCGAAAAGCATAGATTTGAATAATAATGAGGTCATACATAAGgaatatatatgtgtatatatatacatatctcTGGGCGGTAGTATGACTTAATTCATAAAATCTTGTGCTTGATTTGGTTTGGCTTTGAGTGATTGCCACAATAAAAAAGTAGGGAATGCTTTCCTTAGCCAACTTAGGTTTCAGGTCCTCTTGACCAGAAGCCTGATGACAATATTGTTGGAAATGCAGAGTTCCGCTGGCAAAGGTATTCTAGGATTTCTCATATTGGCCCCATTCGTTGTCTTCTGCTGTTGGAAGTTTTTAATTATTCAGCTAAATGCCAAATGGTATTTGTACCTTCTTTTGCAGTGATGTTGATGATCCTCATACATTTATGGACCTTTTTGTATCAAACTCTGATCCGTAAGGACCTTCGTCACCACGAAATTTACAAttgcttttgatttttttaaaatatccTTATCCCGCATGCTTATAATATTTCATGTTCAAGGATTTTACGAATGAGGTCATGTACTTACTACCCTAAATATGGATTTGGAGCATTTGGCATCTTCCCATTGCTTCTAAAGAGCAGGTGCATTTCTTATAGAAAAATATGTTCAGTTCACAGGTTAGTTGTTTAAAACTTATATATGGGACATCACTTTACAAAAGCCTAGAATATTTTGCAGAGAATCTTCTAAAAATGAGGGTCTGATGGGATTGCGATATGGGTCGACAAATCTTTCATTTGGAACTACATTCATGCCTTCGCTTTGTATGTCCCAGCATCTCAATTTCATTGTTGAAAGCTGTCTATGTATTAATTTGGGAACCGTCCTTTGTGCTTTATATTTGTTGTCATTGCCTTCTATCAATGTAATAATGTTAAGGTTCAAACTTTTAACTGCACTTTAATCTTTATCTCGCAAATGCCTTGTGTTATATGCAATGCGAAATGATTTCATATGTTCCAATTATCAACCATATATTCCTAGACATGTACTGTCCGCCAATATATTTGTAAGGTTCATTATggatatatttaatattatttgattGCGCAAAATATCAACTAAGTTTGATTTGTACATATGATTGTCTTCTTCCTTCTGTTCATATAGTACGAGATGATATACCCAAAAGTGCATGGTTGGTAAGCAAAATTGGAAGATTAACAGCTGGACTGCAGTATGAGCCACTGAGTAAGTTCTTCGCACTCTTATTAATCTGGTAATAAATATTTGATATGAACGAACTAAATGCTAATTAATATTGCCTTTGATTGAAAATCAGTTCTTAAATTGATCTAGACCGCTTCTTGTCATCATCTTGTATTCCTGTGATTTATATTGGAGTTCCTAGAGTTCTTATAATACTTGGTTTTCCACTAAATTCTACTCAATTTATATCCTTATTAATAAAGTTTCTTCTTTTGCATGTTGGTGTTTTTGTGTAGTGTTAAATCTTGTTTCAATAATTAGTATTATTACTTTTATTATAAGTAATGAGCGCGATTCATATGAAGGACATATACTTTCTTAAAGAGTAGATGAAACATATTTTTTTAGCTACATTTTATAGTTTGTTGTTGGAGGGGTTTTTACAAAAGTCCTTTTGTTCCACGTGTTTAATTCAAAAAGTTTTCTCGTTAATTGTTTGAACTTCACAGTGATACTTTTTTTTGCCTTTTTAATAGATTGTGTTGAGGGTAATTATATTACCAAGGTGTTGAAGATAACTCGATCATGTATGACACCTCCCAGAAGTTTGCGACTGTAAATTATTCTAATATCTCTGTTGATGCTGATTGCGCAGTTGGAACAAAGGATGGagcaaaattttataatttaaataattggAGTTGTGCTGTTGGCTATGGAGTTGGATCAGGCAGCCCCTTGAGCCCATCGTTTAATTTTTGCCTTGAATTGGCTAAGAATTCTGAGGTTTGTAGTAGTCTACAGTTTACAAAGTGGCTGTGAATGAGTTTTGACGTTGCTTGCTTTGTGGTCACACTATTGTTTTTACTATGCATTTTCAGATACTAGATCAAATATGATATTTCGACGACAAGATTGAATAGATTTGTAGCATAccttaaacaattacttttcCACCTTTGTTTTATGCAGGCATGACATCACTAAAATCTACCTTTTTTAACGTATCTATAGAAgcaatttttcaaatttttatcaTTTCAGTACATGCGTGTTCCACATATAATCATCTAAGTCATTTTGACTATAAAAGGAATCTTTTGAAGTGTACTCTTCCACATCCATAATATGCAAGCATGTCATCACTTAAATGTACCTTGTCAATTGCTTCAGCCCTCGATAATTAAACGGAATTTGAACTAAGCTCAAAAAGTATCAAATATCAACCATTGAGGGTTCCAAATGCTGTAGTTTTGGCTTAATGTTTATAATGAGTGAAATGCCTTGAATTTATTATCTATGTAACCTTTGAGCTAGATAATCTATTTAACAATTGAGGTCTCCAAGTTTTATACTTTTCTCTTAACATATATAATCTTTTAGTTAAATAAATTGCATAGATTGCACTAATTAACTTATGTAAAGTCTGACTTCTGTaattaaaagtattatatatgcACCGGAAGACTTAGAGTATTGAACTTTGTATTGCAGTTTATTGCTTCATTTTATCAGCATGTGGTTGTCCAAAGACGGGTACGCCCCTTATTTTTCTCTTCCCACATATATCAAGTGATAATTGACAAACCCTGTTGATATTTTAACATTACCATCTTTATCTTTATTTGTAAAAGCTTAAGGCTTGCTATGTTGCAATATATGTATAGGGTTGAGTTATATGGAGACCAAAGGCCATATATGTTCTGCTTGCTAAACAGATGTAGTCTCCAATTAAAAAGTGGTCTCCATATAACATTTCGTTGTTCATATATAAATGTCATGGTATACGTTGTCCCATGTATTAGAAAGACAACAAAAGAAAGGTATATATCAAAATCACAAAGCATATCTTCCAAAGATGTGTTAAAAATTTCAGACAACTAAGTAACTACTATCTTAGTAAGAAACAAGAATGAGGAACCATTTAAAATATCTCTTTATTAATAGTGAGAGGGAATATTGAATTATGATGTCAATTTTGTAATCCTGTGAACCCTGGTCATTGTTTCACCTTGGTATTTTCTTTAGTGACGGGTAAAGTAAGTGAA
It contains:
- the LOC141718083 gene encoding uncharacterized protein LOC141718083, producing MGNYFVKEPPPPMVLVPPLFDFPPLAARTRMLEPSYNLLFGKLALRCLFDDYFDEARHFSSRIMLKPIDDPHVDMVATVSGPLDQKPDDNIVGNAEFRWQSDVDDPHTFMDLFVSNSDPILRMRSCTYYPKYGFGAFGIFPLLLKSRESSKNEGLMGLRYGSTNLSFGTTFMPSLLRDDIPKSAWLVSKIGRLTAGLQYEPLIGTKDGAKFYNLNNWSCAVGYGVGSGSPLSPSFNFCLELAKNSEFIASFYQHVVVQRRVKNPMEESEVVGITNYIDVGFELKTRVDNDRAKSSMHDSTFQVAASWQANKNFLLKGKVGPVGSSLALAFKSWWKPAFTFSLSANRDRSDGKAAFGFGFRVDNVREASYQRADPNFVMLTPNKEHLAEGIQWKMGERPMFESDVSSGNFAGIPRELRPLAKIL